Within Vicia villosa cultivar HV-30 ecotype Madison, WI linkage group LG1, Vvil1.0, whole genome shotgun sequence, the genomic segment ACATTTTTGTCTAACAAAAAGGTAAAAAAATTCTTCTGAATCTATTACACAAAGGGTCCCCATCTAACTAAGAATCAAACAAAGAAAGAGTACTCCATTACTAACCTCCCTGAACACTCTCCCATCAACCTAATTTTTATCACTCGATCTGCCATCCTCCTTCATAAACATCAAATCACGCTATCGTTGTGACACTAACTGTTggggttggttgaaaatatacatgttgaagaagtctcacatctcttagttttgtgaaggaagagggagtccaaggctatatatagTATTAAAGTTCTTCTAAGTTCCACATCGCTTAGTTTAGTGATGGAAGAGAGAATTCAAGGTTATATATAAGATTCAAGTTCTTCTTTATAAGATGcaccagtcaaaagcactttaaacttgtatttgactttcATTGTTATCTTAtactcttgtattagagtgttgtgagatgtacttaaatatttgttttggaggaTATGGATGTACTGGGGGTCTGGGTTAGTTGAgagtatattatgtgttgtaacaattttcataCACTATTATTCCCTGGATGTCTATTGACAACGACTGTGGTTTTTTCTCCGATTTTAGAGTTTTCATGTTATGTTCTTGTGtccctctttagctttgtctgatcttccacatcagaAAATAAGGATAGCATTGTGAAAGAGTTATTGAGATGCAGTCACAAGTTCCGTTGTGCAGTTTGGATTaaagaaaaatgataaaagaATTGTTTTTGACTTATGGAAAGTTCAAGTCAAAGATGTGTTGATACAATCAAATTTATAAAAGGTGTGAGATTATGTCGATGGTTGAAGAGCTTCCTACCAACATGGAAGTAACACCATTAAGTTTCAACCTGGTTTTCGACATGAGAGAATTCTTGAAGTGGTTTAATTTCAAGTGAAGTATACTCTTCTTTATGTGGAGTATGATAGTTTTAAAAACAATGATTATCGATGAAGGTAATGTgaaattcttgaagtggtttatcttcaagtgaaatatattttcatgagagagtatgatactttttaaaactatgattgtcgttgaagacaatgtgaaaattcttggagtggtgtagcttcaagtgaATATACTCTTTATGGCAGAGTAttattgtcggtgaagacaatgaaatttgatgtattattttcaatcaaggtggagattgttgagtTGGTGAAGGAAGATGGAGTCTAAGGTTATATATAGGATTAAAGTTCTTCAAAGTCCCACATCGCTTAATTTAGTGATGGAAGAGAGAATTAAAGATAATATATAAGATTCAAGTTCTTCTTTACAAGATGCACCAGTCAAAaacactttaagcttgtatttggcTTTCATTGTTCTCTTATACAAGATGCActagtcaaaagcactttaaccTTGTATTTGATTTTCATTGTTCTCTTATACTCTTATAATAGAGTggtgtgagatgtagttaaatattttttctccGATTTTTGAGTTTCCATAATATGTTCTTGTGTTGTGACCGTGTTCAtctttttctctatgtttgttatttttcccAACAATCTGTCACCTGATTGGATCCCTCCACCTTCAAAATCATACATAACCATCAACACCTTAAAACCACAAACACCGACCTGTAATCTCTATCACTAATATGCTAAATTAAATTCCCTTGTCACCCTCCGAACTCCAAACCCTCATGTTCTCTATTAAGTATACATTATTCCAATTAACCCAGTAAATTTGTCCATATTCCTCACTCCCTCTTTCTTTCTCTTAGAGTTTTAAAGAATGAAAAAAATCAATAAAGAGGAGATGACATATTTAAGCAAGACCAAACAACcccatttatataaaaaataaagaatttaatGGGAATACACCGACGGTGTAAAGTAATTTTACACCGTTGATAAATTGTAACCGTCAGATTTTAAAttatgtttgacttttattttaattatatataaaataataattataaatggtTGTGATTGGCTGACAGTTACACTCACAGTGCATAACTATTAAtcccaaaaataaaaacaatgaatAATTTAATGTAGTATTTattgaaaatatataaacaaacaaaacatattttaagaaaacaaacaaaacaaaatttctaTGTAGACATAAGGAATAAAAAAGAGTTGAGAAAAAGTTatccaaaattcaaaagaaaaaaaaaaaagtttcggTAGCTACGATTCTAAGGTCACCAAAACCCAGCAGTTAAAGAGAATCACAACGTGGCTTGTGAGCCACACTTTCAAGAACGTCTTCGTTCGTTCTAGTTCTAAGCATACCATACAATAACACTACACTACACCGCTACACGAGCCATTGTAGTGTAGTATAGTGTAGCTAGTAACATTATGTTGCCTCCACCGATCGTCTTCGATCTTAACGATGTGAAACAAAAACTCTCCCTTCAGTTTCGCCCTTTGCAACGTTCTTTCCAGTTCTGGGTTCGAGCCATTGATATTTACACCGGATACAAGGTCACTCTCTCAAAAACTGCTACGTTAATTTAACTATTGACGTTTGAATTTACTTCATTCATTCGTATTTCAGGTGTTTCAATTGAGAGTGAATTTCGAGAAGGATGTGCTGAAGCAAGAAGCAATGTGGGAAAGACAGCACGAGCTTGCGGCGGATAAGATTTTCTCTATGTGCTCTGACCTTGGTGGTTTCTTCCTCAAGGTTTTTCTTTACCTTTTGGTTCAGTTGGAATTGGTTTTATTTTGCATGCAATTTTGGTTTGTTCTTGCATTTTGTTTCTTGTGTTGATTTTATTGTATTGTCTTGTACTTAGATTGCGCAAATTATAGGGAAACCGGATTTGGCGCCTGCTGCATGGGTGAAAAGGCTTGTTACGCTCTGTGATCACGCTCCTGCAACCTCTTTTCATACTGTTAAACTTGTGCTAGAGAATGAGTTGGGACAGGGTATTGATGAGGTGTTTGATAGGTTTGATATTGAGCCTCTTGGTTCTGCTTCAATTGCTCAGGTCTTTTTCCAAATTGTTTTTCACCTGCTATCTTTATGTCTTTGTGTTTATGCATCTTGCAATTATGTGTTTTGTGAAAAGGTTAATTCTCAGCTAGCTACAATACACATAATGGTTGGTGATACTTCCTAGGCAATTTAATCTCCGTTGTGTAAATCGCGGAAATTAAGAAAGTTGACTGTGCTATTTAATTTGTTGTATGATGTTACAAGTTGTTGGGTTCAAATGTAAGTGGTTACGTCCACATCACCTATCAATGAGTAGAATGTtgaatttataagagagatgaccATATACCTAATGCTTTAAGGTTTTGGATGGAGATGAGGCGTGTCTCCCTCTCTTGTGGTCCTGGAGCTTTGTTGCTTCTGACTCCCGGATTCCCCAACACAAGTTTACCATCGAGGAGAAAGAATTAGTCAATGTTATGGTAGATTAGGATTTTGTAGTTAATATTCAAGAAGATCCTACATTAGAGACATGTGGGGAGATATACTCTGTCGTGATATAATATTCTAGACTGGCATTTTTGTGTGTGCAGGGGTGTTGTCATGAGTGATATTTGATTGGTGGAGTGGCTACCAGATTTACCCAGTGATATTCTAGATTTGATCTATTGTTTGTCATAGAGCTGGTGTGTTGGTTGGGTGGTATATTTGAATGGGTAGATTGTTGAAATTAGGGTAGTGGGTTGCTTGGCTAAGGCAAATCAGAGAATTGCGTGGGCCTATGGGCAAAATTCACTAATGATCGATGATGCAGTGGCCGATGTACACACAACAGTTCTTAAACTGTTTTTTCTTCatgaaaatcatattttatttgtaTAGGTACTCTTGAAGATAAACTTAGATTAGTAAGTATCTATTGTGCTGTTCATCTCTGTACATATACTTTTAAATACAGAATTTAGGTTAATCAAGAGTGACAGTTTGGTTATGTCTGAGATATTAAACTAGTCCTGCTTTGTATGCCATGTTCATACTTTTTTGTTCTTTTTCctatttaaatttctattttattatgccAATGCACTTCATTCTAATTGGTAGCTGAATAATTTTGAACATGTTAATTAACTGAATTATTGTGTCAACCATGGTTGTTAAAATCGGGATCTCGATGAAGATCGTTAGGGTATAGAAAAAGCGTAAAGCGTAGGATCGTAACATGGATCGTAAGATCCCAAAAATagacaaaattataaaaataactagaaaaaattactttaaaataaaattctcattcaTTTAATCATTAATAGcaaatattttatacaaaaaaaCATAATAGAAGGTCATTTAAAACATTGCAAGTCCCAAAACCCTACAATATGTGTGCACAATAGTCGGGGTTAATTATGGGTCAGTTTATGGGCCGATCCCAATTGTTTAATGCCCTGGTCGAAACAGGTCTAAAGCTGGTAAAAACAAATAATGGATCGTTGGGATCTCAAGATCCCACGATTTAAAGATCTTTCTCTAGGAGTTCAAAGCTCCAGCCAAATTAAAGATCTTTGTGGCACTTAAATCGGTGGCCGGTTGCTGGAGCGTAAGATCGTAAGATTTTGGGAGTTAGAGCTAGATCCCAACAACCATGGTGTCAACTATTGTGTTTCAAATTTATAACAGGTTTGCTATTTCCATTGTTGATTTTTAGCAGTGTAAATATGTTTTCTTAATTGAAGTAGTATTGTAAGAAGTTGTGTGTTGTTTCTTGGGATTCATGCTCACATGACATATAAATCCTCATGGGGGTGATTGCAGTCATAAATTCCTTTTAAGATTTGGTGCCACATAAGTATGTAATTAACATATGTTTTTTGTAATAGGTTCATAGAGCGAGACTGAAAGGTGACAAAGGTGATGTAGTTGTCAAGGTAAACGAACTAGACAAGTCTTATGAATGAAGGCCATAGTAAACTTCTGATTCTAATTTACTTTGCATGCAAATAGGTTCAGCATCCTGGAGTTCAGGATCTGATGATGACAGATATCCGTAACTTGCAAGCTTTTGCTTTGTACATGCAAAAGACAGATATCAAATTTGATCTATATTCTGTTACAAGAGAAATGGAAAAACAGGTGCACATCATTTCATTGCAATATTACTCTTGCTTGTCACGGATCAGGATTATTTAATTCCTACTTATTTCTTTCCTCCCTGCTTTGTGGGTTTGTTGACTTATAGCATCTTAACGTAAAAAGGAAAGCATTGTtggatttatttttcaatttcaaaGTATTGAAGAAGTTCCTATTAGAAATGAATAGTACTATTTAACTTGTGAAGTGTATGATTGATGTGTTTTTTATGCGACGCATACTGGAAGCATGCTGTGCATTAAAATGAATAATATACAATTGAGTTGACCAAGTTACCAACATAACTGACTTCTTGTATCTTTATTTGTTTCTCgtgctttcaaattcaatttgttTCTCAAACTTTCTAATTCGATTAGTCACATTAAACCCTTTTCTCCATATACTGGATGTATTACTCTCCCTTAATCTCACTAGACAAAAAGTAGACTGTTGTATTATTTAAGTATGGTGATGAAAAGAAACAGTGAATAGACGAcactttgatgaagatgaaccaCCCATCAGCCTAAAGTTTATAAGCAGAGGAACCCATCTTATGTAGCAAAACTAAAAAAGTAGCAAAGTTATCACCCTTTCCCTCACAGAACTTCTCTTTGTACTCCTTCCCACCATACTTGCGTACATGTAGAAATGACTTCCCCTTATTCTCAGGTACTCTTTTTCCTCCTTTTGGTCACATTGCTCTCAAACATTGCACATAACCTTTACCAAATCTAGGTCCAGGCCTTCTGGTTAGTTACCTGGGCTGTTAACACTTGGTCCTTTTCCGAGTTTGATCGCCAATAAGATTTAATTATTCTGACATCTGACATGTATTTTAGAGCATTTTGTGACTGAATCTCAACAAAATGTGTATGAATGAGGTGATTGTAGTGTCTGAGTGAATGTTCGATTAACTATTGACTGTCTGATTTGAACCTAAATCTGACCCAACATTTTGAAAATATAGCTTACATATTTTTTGTATAACATTGTGTTGCTAATGAGATTTTTGGAGGAAAAAATAATTTAGGCTCTAGCAGGTCTATTTTTGCTACATATTGTTTTGTGCAAAAGCAACTTATTGCTTCTTTAGTGAAATCCGAGCAAGCTTCCTTTTAAGTAACATGTATATCAGGTTTAAACTACTGAACTAGAGTACTTTATCTGTGAATAGCAGCAAGTTGATTCTTTAGTGAGAAAATAAAGCTGACCTAGAGCCTTTTGCTGCCGTTTGGCCTATTATCTAAAAATTGTGTGTAAATCATTGAACTTCTTTTCTATGGTTATAGCCTCATGGACATGTTAATGGTTCTGAACTTCTACTTGATAATTATTGTAGATTGGCTATGAATTTGACTTCATGAGGGAGGCCAGTGCAATGGAAAGGATTAGAAAGTTCTTGTATAAAGTTAACAGAAGGACTCCTGTTTTGGTGCCAAGAGTAATACGAGATATGGTAACTAGGTATTCAGCACAGCATCTTACATAATCTGGATAAGAGAATATTAATAATGTACGAGAATGCTTAACTTTATCATTTTCAGAGAGGAGCGTGGACAATTTGTTTATTGGACTTGGAATAGGCTTGTGTCTCCAAAATTACATGTTAAATGGCATTTGGTGCTAGTATTACAAATTTctcatcatatgcattttatTTC encodes:
- the LOC131636813 gene encoding uncharacterized protein LOC131636813, producing MLPPPIVFDLNDVKQKLSLQFRPLQRSFQFWVRAIDIYTGYKVFQLRVNFEKDVLKQEAMWERQHELAADKIFSMCSDLGGFFLKIAQIIGKPDLAPAAWVKRLVTLCDHAPATSFHTVKLVLENELGQGIDEVFDRFDIEPLGSASIAQVHRARLKGDKGDVVVKVQHPGVQDLMMTDIRNLQAFALYMQKTDIKFDLYSVTREMEKQIGYEFDFMREASAMERIRKFLYKVNRRTPVLVPRVIRDMVTRRVLVMEYIDGVPIMNLGDEIAKRGINPHGKVAAAAKQKILQSLTLAYGQMILKSGFFHADPHPGNILICKGSEVALLDYGQVKDLPEQLRLGYANLVLAIADGDSVRASASFRELGIDTLSKCENEQQEMFKLAQTMFDTKLPPGVKMLQPFSDESSIKKIAVQAFPEELFSILRTVHLLRGLSVGLGINYSCAEQWRPIAEEALSQAGRFKDKNLQQRGRLHGILKTLFWRD